A DNA window from Nitrospira sp. contains the following coding sequences:
- a CDS encoding conserved exported protein of unknown function (Evidence 4 : Unknown function but conserved in other organisms; MaGe:77308469): MKAILLIISIVALAGCTTSPMLAGENGYPGICKEFMAEAVDELDDSYLANRDLWETFNKRYEKDSGRRLVVFMDGTGNDKSNHTNVRKLYRLAVQQACSGQPVIPYYDKGVGAKWFDRVRGGLGGRGTSLNIRQAYRFLVESYKPDDEIYLIGFSRGAFTARSLNGFIELAGLIDKKTITPRWYDGGHVPGVSSLHLTVKAIYDVYQTKYDGIPDFEKRLKAKLEDEEYDLGVKSYKVKVSAIGVFDTVPALGILQDDEPDSHRLDLYATQGFHALSLDEQRDAFRLLRFDPLRLDGDQQLSEVWFAGVHSDVGGSYSMSYDCVAADGFAGLATTPLNWMIRKLDGFRIFPEEKQYVECVKGRMHDEYFDGVHFIYENMGAFQRKPRPGDSVHSSVVKRMSEEPLCRPHEKREPGGHYYFMSRPNPKDIADYFRQNSLNIVD, encoded by the coding sequence ATGAAAGCCATTCTACTTATTATCAGCATTGTTGCGCTAGCTGGGTGCACTACATCTCCAATGCTGGCTGGGGAAAATGGATATCCTGGAATCTGCAAAGAGTTTATGGCGGAAGCTGTAGATGAACTTGATGATAGTTACTTAGCAAATCGAGATTTATGGGAAACGTTTAATAAACGATATGAGAAGGATTCGGGGCGAAGACTCGTCGTGTTCATGGATGGTACGGGGAACGATAAGTCAAACCACACAAATGTAAGAAAGCTATATAGATTGGCAGTGCAGCAGGCATGCAGTGGGCAGCCCGTTATTCCCTATTATGACAAGGGTGTTGGCGCGAAATGGTTTGATAGAGTCCGGGGCGGTTTGGGTGGGAGGGGGACGAGTCTTAATATTCGACAGGCCTATAGATTTTTGGTGGAGTCGTACAAACCCGACGATGAGATCTATCTCATCGGATTCAGTAGAGGTGCATTTACCGCAAGATCTCTGAATGGATTTATTGAGCTCGCAGGCCTGATCGATAAGAAAACGATTACACCTCGGTGGTACGATGGGGGGCATGTACCGGGAGTCTCCAGCCTTCACCTAACGGTAAAGGCCATTTACGACGTCTATCAGACTAAGTATGACGGCATCCCAGACTTCGAGAAGCGCTTGAAAGCAAAGCTTGAGGATGAAGAATATGATCTGGGCGTCAAATCGTACAAGGTAAAAGTCTCGGCTATCGGTGTGTTCGATACAGTCCCGGCCCTTGGCATATTGCAAGATGATGAGCCTGACTCGCACCGGCTGGACTTGTATGCCACGCAGGGATTCCATGCGCTTTCCCTCGATGAGCAGCGAGACGCCTTTCGACTCCTCAGATTTGACCCTTTGCGACTTGACGGTGATCAACAACTCTCAGAAGTTTGGTTTGCCGGAGTGCACTCAGATGTCGGCGGCAGCTATTCGATGAGCTATGATTGCGTAGCCGCTGACGGCTTTGCAGGCTTGGCGACGACGCCACTCAATTGGATGATCAGAAAGCTTGATGGGTTTCGGATATTTCCAGAAGAGAAACAATATGTGGAGTGTGTAAAGGGTCGAATGCATGATGAATATTTCGATGGAGTGCATTTTATTTATGAAAACATGGGAGCATTTCAGAGAAAGCCAAGGCCCGGAGATTCTGTTCATAGTAGCGTTGTTAAGAGAATGAGCGAGGAGCCTTTGTGTAGGCCGCATGAGAAGCGAGAACCAGGGGGACACTATTACTTCATGAGTCGTCCTAACCCGAAAGATATCGCTGACTATTTCAGACAGAATTCCCTGAACATTGTCGACTAA
- a CDS encoding conserved membrane protein of unknown function (Evidence 4 : Unknown function but conserved in other organisms; MaGe:77308470) — protein sequence MGRNLVICCDGTGNIWGSNSDTNVVKLARILLKSNTQILYYDPGVGTSNSYPAIGRISQIKSRVNELLGLARGGGIYENIGQAYGFLVEHYQPGDRVFLFGFSRGAFTARCVGGMVNLFGIVRRGAETMIPTLTRIYFQPIEGVGGTGKTRKEYGDDIRAVFAPGGHDARIHFLGVWDTVSTVGGLPGSKKNITSSGTILGKNYDHVRHAVASSEYRFAYAPRLFTDDNFDHGTTSLQQLWFAGAHSDIGGSYDEDGLSNCSLKWMVEEAVAKGLQCDSSMAAGIRPDPLGLAHDQVFLQPLWTLTGLRTRLIPSGAIKHKSFILREETAVAGKPLKSQWKTFGSNPLAIGSVSAAIMMFVVVDFLGGWACLNSCAPEFNMAVLQSFLSPFGNTDVFDTIDSFRMTIRYAADYFFIITYTLAICWILIYARRALADRSGNAKLHSFAHWGSVIPLWTLISSDILENGVTIYLLNQEAGARASHVGLTMFLTAFTTIKLLSLATLFCFSVWLCGYCLSKAPR from the coding sequence ATGGGACGCAATTTGGTGATTTGTTGCGACGGCACGGGGAATATTTGGGGTAGCAACAGTGACACCAATGTCGTAAAACTTGCTCGAATCCTTCTGAAAAGCAATACACAAATCCTCTACTACGACCCCGGGGTTGGAACTAGCAATAGCTACCCGGCAATAGGACGAATAAGCCAAATCAAATCTCGCGTGAATGAACTCCTGGGCTTGGCCCGTGGTGGAGGGATTTATGAGAATATCGGACAAGCCTATGGATTTCTCGTGGAACACTATCAGCCTGGTGATCGCGTGTTTCTCTTTGGGTTTTCCCGTGGGGCGTTCACGGCTCGTTGTGTAGGAGGGATGGTAAATCTATTTGGTATTGTTCGACGTGGCGCTGAGACGATGATCCCCACGTTGACGCGCATCTACTTTCAGCCCATCGAAGGGGTTGGGGGAACAGGGAAAACACGGAAAGAATATGGCGATGACATTCGTGCGGTCTTTGCGCCTGGAGGGCACGATGCACGCATACACTTCTTAGGGGTTTGGGACACTGTCAGTACGGTTGGAGGACTTCCAGGATCAAAGAAAAACATTACCAGTTCAGGCACGATCTTAGGGAAGAACTATGATCACGTGAGGCACGCAGTAGCGTCTAGCGAATACCGCTTTGCTTATGCTCCCAGGCTGTTCACGGATGACAACTTTGACCATGGCACAACCTCTTTGCAGCAACTTTGGTTTGCAGGTGCTCATAGTGATATTGGTGGCTCATATGATGAAGATGGGTTATCAAATTGCAGCTTAAAGTGGATGGTTGAGGAGGCAGTTGCAAAGGGATTACAATGTGATTCTTCGATGGCTGCAGGTATTCGGCCTGATCCATTGGGACTTGCCCACGATCAAGTTTTTCTGCAACCTTTGTGGACGTTGACCGGCTTACGAACCCGCCTAATTCCTTCTGGGGCAATCAAACACAAATCATTTATATTGCGAGAGGAGACAGCAGTTGCGGGAAAACCACTCAAGTCGCAATGGAAGACTTTTGGCTCTAATCCTCTAGCCATTGGGTCCGTCAGCGCAGCGATTATGATGTTCGTAGTGGTGGATTTCTTGGGTGGCTGGGCTTGCCTGAATAGCTGTGCGCCAGAGTTTAATATGGCGGTACTGCAGTCATTTCTCAGCCCTTTCGGAAATACGGATGTTTTCGATACCATCGATAGTTTCAGAATGACTATACGATATGCCGCAGACTATTTCTTCATCATCACCTATACACTTGCGATATGTTGGATATTGATCTATGCCCGGCGTGCTCTTGCCGATCGGAGTGGCAATGCCAAACTACATAGCTTTGCTCATTGGGGAAGCGTCATTCCTCTTTGGACCCTCATATCCAGTGACATCCTCGAGAATGGGGTGACGATTTATTTACTCAACCAGGAAGCAGGAGCCCGTGCAAGTCATGTGGGTCTGACCATGTTTTTGACAGCCTTTACGACAATCAAACTGCTGTCACTCGCAACACTCTTCTGCTTTTCTGTTTGGCTGTGTGGATATTGCCTGAGCAAGGCACCGCGCTAG
- a CDS encoding ATPase (MaGe:77308472) → MDNRSRTTSARTISVQGITLHLAQPMATLQEWIGSREPLQQLLACWLSVDPRDLPLSPRITGPPGIGKTTLAMSGAKERKQDLYVFQCTADTRPEDLLITPVLAESGAIAYHASPLVTAVLTGSICVLDEGNRMNEKSWASLASLLDHRRCVESIIAGIQIEAHEDFRCCVTMNEDASTYEVPDYMLSRLQPTLGLGFPSRQDEMAILRYHLPFAKDEILSIAVSFLQDAHQLNLDYSIRDGLHLIQYAVKRLAQDAAHPVALDRIWQEALLKVLGAESLDLEEQSKRRTRAMGDHTLPKGFGDFFFGEDDPLHPGR, encoded by the coding sequence ATGGATAACCGCTCGCGAACCACGTCTGCCAGAACCATCTCTGTGCAGGGCATCACGCTGCATCTGGCCCAGCCGATGGCCACGCTTCAGGAATGGATCGGCAGCCGGGAACCGCTGCAACAGCTCCTCGCCTGCTGGCTCAGCGTCGATCCGCGCGATCTTCCCCTGTCGCCTCGCATTACCGGCCCTCCGGGCATCGGCAAAACGACGTTGGCGATGTCGGGCGCCAAGGAACGCAAGCAAGATCTCTATGTCTTTCAATGCACTGCCGATACGCGTCCGGAAGATCTGCTGATCACGCCGGTGCTGGCCGAATCGGGCGCCATCGCCTATCACGCCTCTCCGCTGGTGACGGCCGTGCTCACCGGGAGCATCTGCGTCCTGGATGAAGGCAACCGGATGAACGAGAAGAGCTGGGCCTCTCTCGCCTCCTTGCTCGACCACCGCCGCTGCGTCGAGTCGATCATCGCCGGCATTCAAATCGAAGCCCACGAAGACTTCCGCTGTTGCGTCACCATGAATGAAGATGCCTCCACGTACGAAGTGCCGGACTATATGCTTTCCCGGCTGCAACCGACGCTCGGCCTTGGCTTTCCCTCGCGCCAGGATGAAATGGCGATCCTCCGCTACCATCTTCCCTTTGCCAAGGACGAGATCCTGAGCATCGCCGTCAGCTTCCTCCAAGACGCGCATCAGTTGAATTTGGACTATTCGATTCGCGATGGGCTGCATCTCATCCAATACGCCGTTAAACGGCTGGCCCAGGACGCAGCCCATCCCGTCGCGCTCGACCGCATCTGGCAGGAAGCGCTGCTGAAAGTCCTCGGCGCCGAGTCGTTGGATTTGGAAGAACAGTCGAAGCGGAGAACGCGCGCGATGGGAGACCACACACTGCCCAAAGGCTTCGGCGATTTCTTCTTCGGAGAAGACGACCCTCTACACCCAGGGCGCTGA